One genomic region from Armatimonadota bacterium encodes:
- a CDS encoding trimethylamine methyltransferase family protein, translated as MDLHLAPETIAPWVGRIVDGACHVLEHKGMLVHHESLRESLRHVPGVQIDGSRGRFSEELSRGFLDAYRQMHPFRAPEGYSLSAGCHALHIHDTDGALRPITLADIQRGTRLVAALAPEGIHGIAPGIPQDVPPKLRSLAQLIATAKNRAGRPGHVPIQPETESYNNECYRILGYEPSAGVHIISPLRFEGQEVDTALALRKLRPDCSVGVGTMPIIGVSAPASLLAGFTVALADVLGGALVFHHTGTPLERIGIWVNAYPFDMRQGCFVYGEPANIACSLLEREVNRYLGTEVSAKSFSVMAQTPGAHACALKGAFTGMMVSQGRRLFSGAGVLSLDEVYSPVQLIYDRELFRFVRRAEEMLDIGLVEEALMVDEIIDSEEFLTADSTLAHFRDLQWDSRIFAPRMVEQWRVAGSPSEHEAAVAEIERLLAEYEFELDDHKSRALDEVYTRAERELA; from the coding sequence ATGGACCTGCATCTTGCGCCCGAGACCATCGCCCCGTGGGTCGGCAGGATCGTGGATGGAGCCTGCCACGTGCTCGAGCACAAAGGCATGCTTGTGCACCACGAGAGCCTTCGCGAGTCACTTCGCCATGTGCCTGGCGTGCAGATTGACGGCTCCCGGGGGCGGTTCTCGGAGGAGCTCAGCCGTGGGTTTCTCGATGCCTACCGGCAGATGCACCCGTTCCGAGCGCCGGAAGGATACTCGCTCAGCGCCGGCTGCCATGCGCTTCATATCCACGACACGGACGGTGCCCTGCGGCCCATCACCCTTGCCGACATCCAGCGAGGCACGCGCCTGGTTGCGGCACTTGCCCCCGAGGGAATCCACGGAATTGCTCCCGGCATCCCGCAGGACGTGCCGCCGAAGCTCCGGAGCCTGGCACAACTCATCGCCACTGCGAAGAACCGCGCCGGTCGCCCGGGGCATGTCCCGATCCAACCGGAGACCGAATCATACAACAACGAGTGCTATCGCATCTTGGGCTACGAACCTTCTGCCGGGGTCCACATCATCTCCCCTCTGCGGTTCGAGGGGCAGGAAGTGGACACTGCACTTGCCCTGCGCAAGCTGAGGCCCGACTGCAGCGTCGGGGTCGGCACCATGCCGATCATTGGCGTCAGCGCTCCCGCATCACTGCTCGCCGGGTTCACGGTGGCTCTCGCGGATGTCCTGGGTGGCGCGCTGGTTTTCCACCATACGGGGACTCCCCTGGAGCGTATCGGCATCTGGGTCAACGCATACCCCTTCGACATGCGCCAGGGCTGCTTTGTCTATGGCGAACCAGCCAACATCGCCTGCAGCCTGCTGGAGCGCGAGGTGAACCGGTATCTCGGCACCGAGGTTAGCGCCAAATCGTTCTCCGTGATGGCGCAGACCCCGGGCGCCCACGCCTGCGCGCTCAAGGGCGCGTTCACGGGCATGATGGTTTCCCAGGGCCGCAGGCTCTTCTCCGGTGCGGGGGTGCTGTCTCTCGATGAGGTGTACAGCCCGGTGCAGCTGATCTACGACCGCGAGCTATTCCGGTTCGTGCGACGGGCTGAAGAGATGCTGGACATTGGGCTGGTCGAGGAAGCGCTGATGGTGGACGAGATCATCGACAGCGAGGAGTTCCTGACCGCCGACTCAACGCTGGCGCACTTCCGGGACCTACAGTGGGACTCCCGGATATTCGCCCCGCGCATGGTGGAGCAGTGGCGGGTCGCGGGTTCGCCGTCCGAACATGAGGCGGCAGTGGCCGAGATCGAGCGCCTGCTGGCGGAGTATGAGTTTGAGCTGGACGACCACAAGTCCCGGGCGCTGGACGAGGTGTACACCAGAGCCGAGCGGGAACTGGCGTGA
- a CDS encoding PAS domain-containing protein: protein MDQPSCDIELDLLKLMVEAIPVPVFIIDDDLRILYANPTGIEMLCHDRKVLINRRCGEVFHCTHSLETEGGCGRDAHCRDCAIRRAVREACATGGVSRGLAYINRASWTTDAYTHCLVTASGFMWEGRRLATLTLHDVPEFVERSGLVPICAWCHKMRAPGGDWQSLEDYLGEQLRVGVTHGMCPDCAKKLAAEKDEELPNGPK, encoded by the coding sequence GTGGACCAACCTTCCTGTGATATCGAACTCGACCTGCTCAAACTCATGGTCGAGGCAATCCCCGTGCCCGTATTCATCATCGACGACGACCTGCGGATCCTCTACGCGAACCCGACGGGCATAGAGATGCTCTGCCATGACCGCAAGGTCCTCATCAACCGCCGCTGTGGCGAGGTGTTCCACTGCACCCACTCCCTCGAGACCGAAGGCGGCTGTGGGCGAGACGCGCACTGCCGCGACTGCGCGATCCGCAGGGCTGTCAGGGAAGCCTGCGCCACGGGCGGAGTTTCCCGTGGCTTGGCATACATCAACCGCGCCTCATGGACAACCGACGCATACACGCACTGCCTCGTCACAGCCTCGGGGTTCATGTGGGAGGGCCGGCGCCTCGCCACTCTCACGCTGCATGATGTGCCGGAATTCGTTGAACGCTCGGGTCTCGTGCCCATATGTGCCTGGTGTCACAAAATGCGCGCTCCGGGGGGAGACTGGCAATCCCTGGAGGATTACCTGGGCGAGCAGTTGAGGGTCGGCGTCACCCACGGTATGTGCCCTGACTGCGCGAAAAAACTCGCGGCCGAGAAAGACGAAGAGCTGCCGAACGGCCCGAAGTAG
- a CDS encoding sugar ABC transporter ATP-binding protein codes for MHEQAQPALRMTGISKAFAGVQALRAVDFSVLPGEVHGLVGENGAGKSTLMRILSGATPPDSGEIVWRGRRHEFASPASAQAAGIAMIHQELSLVPGASVAENLLLGREPVNRAGMLRRSEMLDRAAQIMSDLGVPVDVRRPVEDYPLAVQQMVEVGKALSRDASLIVMDEPTSPLPDTEADRLFGTIRYLRDRGISVVYISHRMEEIYRICDRVTVLRDGELVGVSSISEISRDRLIEWMVGRRIETLFPRRQVAPGEELLRVEALSLPSEEGEGRLLLDRVSLHLRAGEIVGIAGLRGAGASELMGAVFGRYGSRPTGSVVLKGKTVRFTSPAQAIRGGLAMLTCDRKATGLIMPLSVLHNMTLSALPDIAPSGILRRSAELRRAEPLARQLKVRTASLDAEVSGLSGGNQQKVALAKWLMTEPQCLLLDEPTRGIDVGAKHEIYELMNRLVEEGKSILLTTSELPELLAMSDRIIVMHRGKVTAEFTRAEATRQNVMAAAMEDPGERSA; via the coding sequence ATGCATGAACAAGCCCAACCTGCTCTGAGGATGACCGGCATCAGCAAGGCTTTCGCGGGGGTCCAGGCCCTGCGCGCCGTGGATTTCAGCGTGCTGCCCGGTGAAGTCCACGGGCTCGTGGGTGAGAACGGGGCGGGGAAGTCTACCCTCATGCGCATCCTCAGCGGAGCAACGCCACCGGATTCAGGCGAGATCGTCTGGCGGGGACGCAGGCATGAGTTCGCATCCCCTGCATCTGCCCAGGCCGCGGGGATCGCCATGATACACCAGGAGCTGAGCCTTGTGCCGGGCGCATCGGTGGCCGAGAACCTCCTGCTGGGCCGAGAGCCGGTGAACCGTGCAGGCATGTTGCGGCGCTCGGAGATGCTGGACCGCGCCGCGCAGATCATGTCCGACCTCGGTGTCCCGGTCGACGTGCGCAGACCGGTGGAAGATTATCCGCTCGCAGTGCAGCAAATGGTGGAAGTGGGCAAAGCGCTGTCGCGCGATGCGTCGCTGATCGTCATGGACGAGCCCACCAGTCCCTTACCCGATACCGAAGCCGATCGGCTGTTCGGCACCATCCGCTACCTGCGCGATCGGGGCATTTCGGTGGTTTATATCTCCCACCGTATGGAGGAGATCTATCGAATCTGCGACCGCGTCACAGTGTTGCGAGACGGCGAACTGGTTGGGGTCTCTTCCATTTCGGAGATTTCCCGCGACCGGCTCATCGAGTGGATGGTTGGCCGGCGTATCGAGACTCTCTTCCCGCGCAGACAGGTGGCGCCGGGCGAGGAGCTGCTGCGGGTCGAGGCGCTCAGCCTGCCGTCCGAGGAGGGCGAGGGTCGGCTCTTGCTGGACAGGGTGTCCCTCCACCTTCGGGCCGGGGAGATCGTGGGCATCGCCGGGCTGCGCGGTGCCGGCGCAAGTGAACTCATGGGCGCGGTGTTCGGGCGTTACGGAAGCCGCCCCACGGGGAGCGTGGTACTCAAGGGTAAGACCGTTCGGTTCACGTCCCCAGCCCAGGCAATCCGCGGCGGGCTGGCGATGCTCACCTGCGACCGCAAGGCCACCGGGCTGATCATGCCGCTCTCGGTTCTGCACAACATGACCCTATCGGCCCTGCCGGACATTGCCCCTTCCGGCATCCTGCGCCGTTCTGCGGAGTTGCGGCGCGCCGAGCCCCTGGCCCGGCAGCTCAAAGTGCGCACGGCGTCGCTGGACGCCGAAGTAAGCGGCCTCAGCGGGGGGAATCAGCAGAAGGTGGCCCTCGCGAAATGGCTTATGACCGAGCCGCAATGCCTGCTCCTTGACGAACCCACACGGGGAATTGACGTGGGCGCGAAGCACGAGATCTATGAACTCATGAACCGCCTTGTGGAGGAGGGCAAGAGCATCCTGCTGACTACTTCGGAGCTGCCCGAGCTTCTTGCCATGAGCGACCGCATCATCGTCATGCACCGTGGTAAAGTGACCGCTGAGTTCACGCGCGCCGAAGCCACCCGGCAGAATGTGATGGCCGCGGCCATGGAGGACCCAGGTGAGCGATCCGCCTGA
- a CDS encoding ABC transporter permease yields MRFLGRHRGIAALVAVFILGCIVSPRNLRTGEIVFLTPGNQSNVLFEYSEYGLLAVGMTLVILTAGIDLSVGSVLGFIATLFSFLIIAKGVSLGPAVLICIIAGCGIGATNGLLVAKLRIQPFVATLAMMVAARGAAKLVSGGIKIAHGARPWYILQDAPPRVFEWMTAPYAGGWLRPVTLLFLVTIILAALIVRYTRFGRYLYAVGGNEEAARLSGVDVARTKILAYLISGITAALAGISSACRMGYGDPEAGATFELDAIAAVVIGGSSLMGGRGGVMLTLIGTLIIGYVNKILSLIGWQEAQRLLAKGVIIVLAVVIQETRRRRV; encoded by the coding sequence TTGCGATTTCTGGGTCGCCACCGTGGGATCGCGGCGCTGGTAGCGGTCTTCATCCTGGGCTGCATCGTCAGCCCGCGCAACCTGCGGACCGGCGAGATTGTGTTCCTCACCCCCGGGAACCAGTCCAACGTGCTCTTCGAGTACTCTGAATATGGGCTCCTCGCGGTGGGGATGACCCTGGTGATCCTCACCGCAGGAATTGACCTGTCCGTGGGGTCTGTCCTGGGGTTTATCGCAACGCTGTTCAGCTTCCTGATCATCGCGAAGGGGGTATCTCTTGGTCCAGCCGTGCTCATCTGCATTATCGCCGGTTGCGGGATCGGTGCGACGAACGGGCTGCTTGTGGCGAAGCTGCGGATCCAGCCTTTCGTGGCGACCCTCGCGATGATGGTTGCCGCACGGGGGGCCGCCAAACTGGTCTCCGGGGGCATCAAGATCGCCCACGGCGCTCGGCCGTGGTACATCCTGCAGGACGCACCGCCGCGGGTGTTCGAATGGATGACCGCGCCGTATGCGGGGGGCTGGCTGCGCCCTGTTACCCTCCTTTTCCTGGTGACCATCATCCTGGCCGCGCTCATAGTCCGGTACACCCGGTTCGGGCGCTACCTGTACGCGGTAGGAGGCAACGAGGAGGCCGCGCGGCTTTCGGGAGTTGACGTGGCGCGCACCAAGATACTCGCGTATCTCATCAGCGGGATAACCGCCGCGCTCGCGGGAATCTCAAGCGCGTGCAGGATGGGTTATGGCGACCCCGAAGCCGGGGCAACTTTTGAACTAGACGCCATTGCCGCGGTGGTCATCGGCGGGTCGAGTCTCATGGGCGGCCGTGGCGGGGTGATGCTCACCCTCATTGGCACGCTGATCATCGGCTATGTGAACAAGATCCTCAGTCTCATCGGCTGGCAGGAAGCCCAGCGGCTCTTGGCGAAAGGCGTCATTATCGTGCTGGCGGTGGTGATCCAGGAGACCCGGCGGCGTCGAGTGTAG
- a CDS encoding class I SAM-dependent methyltransferase, which produces MDHREVGRYWEGNAEAWTTLARQGYDVSRDWVNTPAFLKMLPEVSGMAGLDIGCGEGSNTRQIARRGAHMTALDISPTFLRYAEQTEREEPLGIRYLQGSAVDLPFADARFDFATSFMCFMDVGETERVLAEAYRVLRPGGFLQFSITHPCFDTPHRRNLRDEDGRTYAIEVGEYFRDPGGEVLEWSFSAAPPEARAGLPPFRTPLFHRTISDWLNLLLDTGFTIERLCEPVPTDEAVRERPSLQDHLVVAYFLIVRARKR; this is translated from the coding sequence ATGGATCATCGAGAAGTCGGACGATACTGGGAGGGCAATGCGGAGGCTTGGACCACCCTGGCGCGGCAGGGCTACGATGTGTCGCGGGACTGGGTGAACACCCCGGCGTTCCTGAAGATGCTGCCGGAAGTGAGCGGGATGGCGGGCCTGGACATCGGTTGCGGCGAAGGCAGCAATACGCGGCAGATTGCGAGGCGCGGCGCTCATATGACCGCGCTGGATATATCGCCAACCTTCCTGCGTTACGCCGAACAGACGGAGCGCGAAGAGCCGTTGGGCATCCGCTACCTGCAGGGCAGCGCGGTCGATCTGCCCTTCGCGGACGCGAGGTTTGACTTCGCGACTTCGTTCATGTGCTTCATGGATGTAGGCGAGACCGAGCGGGTGCTTGCCGAAGCGTACCGTGTCCTCAGGCCCGGCGGTTTTCTCCAGTTTTCCATCACCCACCCGTGCTTTGATACTCCGCACCGCCGCAATTTGCGGGACGAAGACGGGCGAACGTACGCCATCGAGGTGGGCGAATACTTCCGCGATCCGGGCGGGGAAGTGCTGGAGTGGTCCTTCAGCGCAGCGCCACCAGAAGCGAGAGCGGGTTTGCCGCCTTTCCGGACGCCTCTCTTCCACCGGACCATCAGCGACTGGCTGAACCTCCTGCTGGATACGGGCTTCACCATTGAGCGCCTGTGCGAGCCGGTTCCGACGGACGAGGCCGTCCGGGAGAGGCCCAGCCTGCAGGACCACCTGGTTGTGGCGTATTTCCTGATCGTGCGGGCACGCAAGAGGTAA
- a CDS encoding exo-alpha-sialidase — translation MPKALPCIFAIVLACAVCQAARFTDTFSTGPGDMDRKPFVWDQFNAYRGAGSVWQAKDGYIQYRAEDCTGTYTALSFPSAGIDVSDDTTWSVEVGFQHVSGTAPKEYIYVAYLRWNTPELGRMRIVGLCYDPEKRELWLYNSVSQEGPFPADLSGHFHPVRVTCEQKTVRIYADGKLVGGPIALKDRAYGAGEEFFLGPLTKTEKHTLDCRWDYLAFTDEGAFVPGVDAWNPAADTEPVAEGLNLVEYPDIFRQPPYPGITVISKEKGNDRWEQAIPEHMRKYRAVMKATPNPIMVPEYRYPGEDGPSKQNVYQNAWALKYDENRSVGNAMLTRGVGDTATGFVDYKMWYRVSTDGGNTYTDLRPIIQQGEQYSPMHPIEYVYVGKNSFCYATIPGIMLRMTNGQIIFPCYYAPLDDEGNYYNPLNAYTFSRVCCLIGTWNETGDDLIWDVSEPVILEPEQSSRGAGECAIIELAGKPGHLFMVIRGSNEPNPTGKIPAYKWKTLSTDYGKTWSKCEPFTFQGGETFLSPAACSSLIRSSKTGKCYWVGNISRTLPRGNWPRYPLVIGEVDEETLCLRRETVTIIDDRNPEDPPDLQLSNYNLIEDERTGEFVLNLNRWSSDPGAPGAGTHTYVIRVE, via the coding sequence ATGCCGAAAGCCCTTCCCTGCATATTCGCCATTGTGCTCGCCTGCGCCGTATGCCAGGCAGCCCGCTTCACCGACACATTCTCCACTGGCCCAGGCGATATGGACCGCAAGCCCTTCGTCTGGGACCAGTTCAATGCCTACCGAGGCGCGGGGTCGGTCTGGCAGGCCAAAGACGGGTACATTCAGTACCGCGCCGAAGACTGCACCGGCACCTATACGGCCCTGAGCTTTCCCAGCGCCGGCATTGACGTGAGCGATGACACCACGTGGAGCGTCGAGGTTGGCTTCCAGCACGTCTCGGGCACGGCCCCCAAGGAGTACATCTACGTGGCGTATCTACGCTGGAACACTCCAGAGCTGGGCCGGATGCGCATTGTGGGCCTTTGCTACGACCCCGAGAAGCGCGAACTGTGGTTATACAACTCGGTTTCGCAGGAGGGGCCTTTCCCCGCCGACCTGTCAGGCCACTTCCACCCGGTCCGCGTAACGTGTGAGCAGAAGACGGTGCGCATCTACGCCGACGGGAAGCTGGTCGGCGGCCCGATTGCGCTGAAGGACCGTGCCTACGGCGCGGGCGAAGAGTTCTTTCTTGGCCCGCTCACGAAAACCGAGAAACACACCCTGGACTGTCGCTGGGATTACCTGGCGTTCACCGATGAGGGCGCCTTCGTTCCGGGAGTCGACGCCTGGAACCCGGCAGCGGATACCGAGCCCGTCGCGGAAGGGCTGAACCTCGTGGAATACCCGGACATATTCAGGCAGCCGCCGTATCCCGGCATCACCGTGATCTCGAAGGAGAAAGGCAACGACCGCTGGGAGCAGGCCATCCCCGAGCACATGCGCAAGTACCGGGCCGTCATGAAGGCCACGCCCAACCCGATCATGGTGCCCGAGTACCGCTATCCCGGCGAAGATGGCCCCAGCAAGCAGAATGTCTACCAGAACGCATGGGCGCTCAAGTATGACGAGAACCGCAGCGTCGGCAATGCCATGCTCACCCGGGGCGTGGGCGACACCGCAACCGGGTTCGTGGACTACAAGATGTGGTATCGGGTCTCCACTGACGGCGGGAACACTTATACCGATCTTCGCCCGATCATTCAGCAGGGCGAACAGTATTCCCCCATGCACCCCATCGAGTACGTCTATGTAGGTAAGAACAGCTTCTGTTACGCAACCATCCCCGGCATCATGCTCAGGATGACCAACGGCCAGATCATTTTCCCGTGCTACTATGCGCCACTCGACGATGAGGGCAATTACTACAACCCTCTGAATGCCTACACATTCTCGCGGGTCTGTTGCTTGATCGGCACCTGGAATGAGACCGGCGACGACCTCATCTGGGATGTGAGCGAGCCGGTGATCCTGGAGCCGGAACAGTCTTCACGCGGCGCGGGGGAATGTGCGATCATCGAACTCGCAGGCAAGCCGGGGCATCTCTTCATGGTGATCCGCGGCTCCAATGAGCCTAATCCCACGGGCAAGATCCCGGCGTACAAGTGGAAGACGCTTTCCACCGACTACGGGAAGACCTGGTCGAAGTGTGAGCCTTTCACTTTCCAGGGAGGCGAGACGTTCCTGTCGCCGGCCGCGTGCTCCAGTCTCATCCGCAGTTCGAAGACCGGCAAGTGTTACTGGGTGGGCAACATCAGCCGTACGCTGCCCAGAGGCAACTGGCCCCGGTACCCGCTGGTCATTGGAGAAGTCGACGAAGAAACCCTCTGTCTTCGACGGGAGACGGTGACCATCATCGACGACCGCAACCCCGAGGACCCGCCAGACTTGCAGCTCTCCAACTACAACCTCATCGAAGACGAGAGAACAGGGGAGTTCGTGCTCAACCTGAATCGGTGGTCCTCCGATCCCGGGGCTCCGGGAGCGGGAACCCATACCTACGTTATCCGTGTTGAGTGA
- a CDS encoding neutral/alkaline non-lysosomal ceramidase N-terminal domain-containing protein, translated as MLPRYIAFALIAASLAPIAGRADDMTWQVGISRRVITPNTPVWLAGYGTARPPDGKIHDLWVKVLALQDGRGKRVVLATTDHMGMSKTIYESLYSKIASRFGLLRSEFMLTFSHNHCGPCLKDDLVDYYPADDEQRRLVNEYSDWMEGEVVEAVAEALANLRPARLFWGEGKCTFAVNRRENPEAEVPAMLAAGTPLRGAVDHYVPVLAVRDENGALLAALFGYACHPTTLSFNTWCGDYPGFAQVNLEAAHPGLTAMFFNACGGDQNPIPRRKLELCEKYGKELSDAVEEVLAGEMKPISVGLRSDFEFVDLDYEELVTREKLVPIAAGPASVQERWAKRMLKLIDQGTVFPTSYPYPVQAWRIGKELIFIGIGGEAVVDYSLRFKREFGPGTWVCGYANDMAAYIPSRRVWEEGGYEGGPHLDEYGRPAWRWKGDIEDRIGASVHRVVEQVMLEGTGG; from the coding sequence ATGTTGCCTCGTTACATCGCATTCGCGCTGATCGCCGCATCTCTCGCCCCAATTGCCGGGAGGGCTGACGACATGACCTGGCAGGTCGGCATTTCGCGCCGGGTAATCACACCCAATACCCCGGTCTGGCTTGCCGGATACGGAACGGCGCGGCCACCGGATGGGAAAATCCATGACCTTTGGGTGAAAGTCCTCGCCCTGCAGGACGGCCGGGGCAAGCGCGTGGTGCTGGCCACCACCGACCACATGGGCATGTCCAAGACCATCTACGAGAGCCTGTACTCCAAGATCGCCTCGCGCTTCGGCCTGCTGCGGTCCGAGTTCATGCTCACCTTCAGCCACAACCACTGCGGGCCGTGCCTGAAGGACGATCTCGTGGACTACTACCCCGCCGACGACGAACAGCGCAGGTTGGTGAACGAGTACTCAGACTGGATGGAGGGCGAGGTGGTGGAGGCCGTGGCCGAGGCGCTCGCTAACCTGCGCCCGGCGCGGCTCTTCTGGGGTGAGGGCAAGTGCACTTTCGCGGTGAACCGCCGCGAGAACCCGGAGGCCGAAGTGCCTGCCATGCTGGCGGCAGGCACTCCTCTGCGAGGCGCAGTTGATCACTATGTCCCGGTTCTTGCGGTGCGAGATGAGAACGGAGCGCTCCTCGCCGCCCTGTTCGGGTACGCCTGCCACCCGACCACTTTGTCCTTCAACACCTGGTGCGGCGACTACCCCGGCTTCGCGCAGGTGAATCTGGAAGCGGCTCACCCCGGATTGACAGCCATGTTCTTCAATGCCTGCGGTGGCGACCAGAACCCGATCCCCCGGCGCAAGCTGGAACTGTGCGAAAAGTATGGAAAGGAGCTGTCTGATGCAGTTGAGGAAGTGCTGGCCGGGGAGATGAAACCGATCTCGGTCGGCCTCCGCTCGGATTTCGAGTTCGTCGACCTCGACTATGAAGAGCTTGTGACGAGGGAGAAGCTCGTGCCCATTGCTGCCGGCCCGGCTTCAGTACAGGAGCGGTGGGCGAAACGGATGCTGAAGCTCATCGACCAGGGAACGGTCTTCCCCACATCGTACCCCTACCCGGTGCAGGCGTGGCGCATCGGCAAGGAGCTCATCTTCATCGGCATCGGCGGAGAAGCCGTGGTGGACTACTCCCTGCGGTTCAAGCGGGAGTTTGGGCCAGGCACCTGGGTCTGCGGGTACGCCAATGACATGGCGGCGTACATTCCCTCCCGACGGGTGTGGGAAGAGGGCGGCTACGAGGGCGGCCCGCACCTGGATGAGTACGGCCGGCCGGCGTGGCGTTGGAAGGGCGACATTGAGGACCGCATTGGCGCCAGCGTCCACCGCGTGGTTGAGCAGGTGATGCTGGAGGGTACGGGCGGTTAG
- a CDS encoding substrate-binding domain-containing protein, translating to MKCAWLVVLIFAILSLLTGCAPKPATDTGPTPNVDTPQSSGLAPEAAQTFTIGMSQCNRGEPWRVQMDEDIKTAAAEHPELEVLFKDAQNKTEQQQAQVREFIAQGVDLIIISPKEALPLTKPVDEAMAANIPVIVLDRKIEGDNYTCFIGGDNVLIGREAGKYMVELLGGKGKVVELQGLATSTPAGERHKGFMEGIEGSEIEIIFSADCQWLEPNAQREMNSALSRFEQIDAVYAHNDPSAHGAYQAAKQEGKGREKTIKFIGIDALPHEGVKYVEEGILAATFQYPTGGREAIEVALKILAGEKVPKNITLGTRKFTPDNVKSGGEEIPAPEG from the coding sequence ATGAAATGCGCCTGGCTCGTCGTGCTGATCTTCGCTATCCTGTCGCTCCTCACCGGTTGCGCGCCGAAACCCGCGACGGATACCGGCCCAACGCCAAACGTGGACACACCACAGAGCTCGGGACTGGCGCCGGAAGCGGCCCAGACCTTTACAATCGGAATGTCCCAGTGCAATCGCGGCGAACCGTGGCGGGTACAGATGGACGAGGACATCAAGACCGCCGCCGCCGAGCACCCGGAACTCGAGGTGCTGTTCAAAGACGCCCAGAACAAGACTGAGCAGCAACAGGCACAGGTTCGCGAGTTCATAGCCCAAGGCGTAGATCTCATCATCATCAGTCCCAAGGAAGCGTTGCCTCTCACCAAGCCTGTTGACGAGGCCATGGCCGCCAACATCCCCGTGATCGTTCTGGACCGGAAGATCGAGGGAGACAACTACACCTGCTTCATCGGCGGCGACAACGTGCTCATCGGCCGAGAGGCGGGCAAGTACATGGTGGAGCTCCTCGGGGGCAAGGGGAAGGTCGTGGAGCTTCAAGGCCTGGCAACGTCCACCCCCGCCGGCGAGCGTCACAAGGGGTTCATGGAGGGCATCGAAGGCTCTGAGATCGAGATCATCTTCTCCGCCGACTGCCAGTGGCTGGAGCCCAACGCCCAGCGCGAGATGAACTCGGCCCTCTCCCGGTTCGAGCAGATCGACGCGGTGTATGCCCACAATGATCCAAGTGCTCACGGGGCCTACCAGGCGGCCAAACAGGAAGGCAAGGGACGCGAGAAGACGATCAAGTTCATCGGTATCGACGCCCTGCCCCACGAAGGCGTGAAGTACGTGGAAGAGGGTATCCTTGCAGCAACCTTCCAGTATCCTACGGGCGGCAGGGAAGCCATCGAGGTGGCGCTGAAAATCCTTGCGGGCGAGAAGGTGCCGAAGAACATAACCCTCGGCACCCGCAAGTTCACGCCGGATAACGTGAAATCCGGTGGCGAGGAAATCCCGGCGCCGGAGGGATAG
- a CDS encoding exo-alpha-sialidase produces the protein MLEKQDLFRAGEYGYHNCRIPTLVVSPGGALVATVEARRGHGGDYDDSDLCMRRSTNGGITWDAPTVLASNADYGPGPMNNCSMVADRDTGAVHALFCHDYARVFLCHSEDDGASFSTPEEITSVFDEFRSDYPWTVCATGPGHGTQLRNGRLIVPVWLSEGTGAEFGPGHRGHRPSAVTLIYSDDHGATWQRGEIVCRNGDAVAGHEAKDPSETVMVERADGSVLFNMRNDGGYPRRLTAISPDGVTNWSSFRWDEALLEPICMASMVRYSWPTEERPGIILFANPDNLEKEFATWAYDRKRVSVKLSYDDGATWPVSRVLEEGPSGYSDLQVLPDGTVLCFYECGRVTDEGDDRSVRLARFDLDWLLGA, from the coding sequence ATGCTGGAGAAGCAGGACCTGTTCCGCGCGGGTGAATACGGGTACCACAACTGCCGCATCCCGACACTCGTGGTCTCACCGGGCGGCGCGCTTGTGGCCACCGTGGAAGCCCGGCGCGGGCACGGCGGCGATTACGATGACAGCGACCTGTGTATGCGCCGCAGCACCAACGGCGGCATCACCTGGGACGCGCCCACGGTTCTCGCATCCAACGCCGACTACGGCCCGGGCCCCATGAACAACTGCTCCATGGTGGCCGACCGCGACACAGGCGCGGTTCACGCGCTCTTCTGCCACGACTACGCGCGGGTTTTCCTCTGCCACAGCGAAGACGACGGCGCGAGTTTCAGCACCCCGGAAGAGATCACCAGCGTCTTCGACGAGTTCCGCTCCGACTACCCGTGGACTGTCTGCGCCACAGGGCCCGGCCACGGCACCCAACTGCGCAACGGGCGACTGATCGTGCCCGTCTGGTTATCCGAGGGAACGGGCGCCGAGTTCGGACCAGGCCACCGGGGACACAGACCCTCGGCAGTGACCCTCATCTACAGCGACGACCACGGGGCAACCTGGCAGCGCGGCGAGATCGTCTGCCGTAATGGAGACGCGGTTGCCGGTCACGAAGCGAAGGACCCCAGCGAGACGGTGATGGTGGAACGCGCGGATGGTTCGGTGCTGTTCAACATGCGCAATGACGGGGGTTACCCGCGCCGGCTGACTGCGATCAGCCCGGACGGGGTGACGAACTGGAGCAGCTTCCGGTGGGATGAGGCGCTCCTGGAGCCCATCTGCATGGCCTCCATGGTGCGCTACAGCTGGCCCACGGAGGAAAGACCAGGCATCATCCTGTTCGCGAATCCGGACAATCTGGAGAAGGAGTTCGCCACTTGGGCGTATGACCGCAAGCGGGTGAGCGTCAAGCTGAGCTACGACGACGGCGCGACCTGGCCGGTCTCGCGGGTACTGGAAGAGGGCCCGTCCGGGTACTCCGACCTGCAGGTGCTCCCGGACGGGACCGTGCTCTGCTTCTACGAATGCGGGCGCGTCACTGACGAAGGTGATGACCGCTCTGTACGCCTGGCCCGCTTCGACCTGGACTGGCTCCTGGGCGCATAG